The Halotia branconii CENA392 region TATTGTCCAGAAACATTAGCGTGATCACTTTTGGTTTGAACATTGCTGGTAATTGGTAATAGGGATATTGCTCCATTACCAATTACCAATAACTATTATCAGCTATCAATTGCAGAGTCGAAAGCTGCGGGAATATATTCTTGAAGATAAAATTGATATCCTGCGACTGATGCGCTAATAAGGGCTTGGCGAGAAGCTGTAAGCTGCGATCGCTGTTTTAATATTCGCTGACAATATACAATAGCAACATCAAAGCGACAGGCATAATTTGCCATCTGAGGATATTGAGCTAAAAATATTCCAGCCGTGCGCGAAAGTTTGGCTTGTTTTTGCAGAGTAATTGCACTTCTACCCCCTGCGTCCCAATTGCTGGAACTACGGGTTTTAACTTCGACAAACGCTAAGGTTGAATATTGAGTAGAGATAGGATTAATTGTATCTTTAACAGACTTGCAGTCATGATGTTGAGCAATAATATCAATTTCTCCCCATCGGCAACTAAAGCGACGGTGTAAAATCACCCAATCTGTAGATTCTAACCATTGTGCAACTAGGTCTTCTCCTAATTGACCAATATCGTCATAATGAGATGGAGGAAGATTCGCCATTGGCTAAAAGTAGCATGAATTTTAGATTAAGCAATCGGATATGGGCAAGCTTACTCAGTTTATTGCTTTGGGGAGTATTTGGCATCACAGCAACTTTCGGTTGTGTTCCCACAGCTTTTGCCCTGGAATATAACAAAGAAATTTTGGTACAGGCTGATTTTTCAGGACGTGATTTAACAGATTCTAGTTTTACTAAAGCTAATCTCCGTCAGAGTAACTTCAGTCATGCCAACTTGAGTGGTGTAAGCTTTTTTGCAGCAAACTTAGAGTCGGCAAATTTAGAGGAAGTAAATCTCACATACGCTACTTTAGACTCAGCCCGTCTCATTAAAGCAAATTTAACAAATGCTGTTTTGGAAGGTGCGTTTGCGGCTAATGCTAAATTTGATGGTGCAATTATTGATGGAGCAGATTTTACTGATGTGCTGCTGCGTCAAGATGAGCAAAAAAAATTGTGCCAAGTCGCCAAAGGTACTAATCCAACTACAGGAAGAGACACGCGAGATACTTTGTTTTGTCGGTAGTCCGCAATTGGGCTAGCAGAGGGGAAAGATTCTCTCCCTTGCGCCCTGTCCCCTGCACCCCTACTAAGTCTACACAGCAATATTAAGTTGGTGAACTACTAGTTGTTGGTGGTTCGCCAAATCTCCTGGCTTTACCACCAGTCCACAATGAAAAAAAATCAATCCCTAACATCTAACCTTTAGAGGATGAACAATAAGTTAGTAAATCTTAAGCTAAATTGTCGTTAACAAATTACGGGAAACATTTACTAGATTGGCTAAAGTTTGTCAGACTGCGATCGCTATGTTAATATCAAGTCTATATTAGGCATTTGTCTATTTAATTAGATAGAAAAGCTAAACAAGCCAAATCAAGCACTACAGCAGTTAGTAGCCACAAAGTTTAAGTTTGCTGAAGAATCACGAAAAATATGCCTGATTATAAGCCTGGTAAAGTAGTGGTATTGTTTGGTAATTTTCCCCTTAGTATTCGTGTGCCTGCTGCCCCACGAGATGAGCAATTGACTTTCTTGCGCGATCGCATTATCTTTCATGCTAATAATCTTCTTGAATACGGATTATGGGATGAACCCCTGACTGATATGGAACTTGATCAAATTATGTCAGATGTAGAAATCAAATCGGCGTTTATGCCAGATTTTTGTAGTGTATTGTCTTGGTTAGGAGATCCATTACGGATATTTAACAAAAATTAGTTAAAATTTTATTTACTAAAAGATATCTGCAATTAAGGTGATGATGTTGTTGATTTCATAGCCTTGCTTATGACTTACGCGCAGACTACGGTTTTACGTCATCACGTTCGCTTTTAGCGTTCCCGCAGGGTGCAAAGCGTAAAGCCTACGGCATAGCTACGCTCAGCATGAAGTGTCTTTGCAGGGTAGTAATCACAAAAACCTAGTTTTTCGTTATGAGTGCGTAAGTCTTATGTTTTGAAATCACCAGCATTTACCATAATGCTACTTGTTGCTTAACTTCTACAAGATCTAAATAGTCTCTAGCAAAAGCTTTTCGCAGAAGTGGATGAGGAATAAACTGATCATACTTTTGAATTTCTGGTGCTTCTGAGGAACTTACCAAATCTTCAGGCGCGATTCTTTGTTCACATAGTGAAACTATTTCTTGCTGAAAATATGGAAATTTATCTTTACTTAGTTTGACTATTAAATAATAGGGATTTGTCCCACCAATACTATTAATTTCTAAAGATTCACGACAAAAAGAATTGAGTAATCTTTCTAATGTTCGGTAAGCAACCGTACCCATCCAAGGAAAAATGCAGCATTTACCTTTTTCTAACTGCATGATATTTTTTTTATATAATTCAGCAGATTTTGCTAATTGACGAGCTATTTGTAACCGTTGTTGAGCATTATCTTGTAAATAGCTATATTCTACATTTTCTAATAAAATCTGTCGCATTTTTTGCAAAACTTTTGTATGGATAGTACCACTGCCACCACGCCAATAAATAGTAGATTTACCTTCTACCTGCTTTACAGAAACTACTTTTTTTCTAAAATCAACTTCTAAGACTTCCCAGGTTCTTCCTGCCAAGGCAAATTGATTGCCAACAGGAGGCGGCATGGCAATACTACCAATTGCTGTGGTTGCTTGTTTCACTACATATTCTTGGCTGTCTGGGAAAACAGCATAAAATTGAAATTTACCTACAACTTTTTCCCCAGTTAAACCAATCATTAGTTTGCCTTGTTCTGTTTTTTGAAGGTGATCAATATCAATTAAATAGCGTAATAATAACTTAAAATCTTCTGAAGAGATAGCTGCAAATGGTGGCAAATTTAAAACCTGTTTAGCCAAAACCGCAGGTGAAAGTTTTCCTGTTGCTGCTAAAATACTCATTGTTTGATGATAAAGCAAACTAAAGGGATATTTAATTGGATTTATTGGCTCAATCCAACGTTCTTCTAAATAAAGTTGGATAATGGCGATACATTGTAGAAGTTGCCAAGGAATTTGTTCTGGAAAAGGTGCTTCGGATAATGGTTGACTTTCAGCACAGACAAAGCGCATATCAGCAGATTCGCCTCTTCTCCCACTCCGGCCTAACCTTTGTAAAAAACTAGCTACAGAAAGAGGAGATTCTAACTGAATGACTCGCTCTAAATGACCAATATCTATACCTAACTCTAAAGTTAAAGTAGCGGCAGTAACAGCTGGATGATTGGGTTCGCGCATAGCATTTTCAGCAGCTTGTCGCAGACTAGCAGAGATACTGCCATGATGTACATGATAGATATCTGGTAGTGCTTGTTTTGTAGCTGTTTGTCGCAAAGACGCGATGATAGATTCGGTTTGAGTGCGGTTGTTAGCAAAGATTAGACATTTACGATGTTTACTCAGGTTGAAAACATATTGTTCGTATGCTGTTGTCTCAGAATCATCGACTTCATTTGTCAGATAAAAGTGTTCTACAGCCAACTTTATTTGACGTTTTCCTGCTGCAATTGTGGGAGTAGTTACTGGGTTTTCGGTTCCAGAACGCAACCATGCTTCAGCCATTGCATAGTCGCCAAGAGTTGCTGACAAACCAATACGCCGGGGTTGTGTAGATGTCACTTTTGCTAAACGCTGTAATTGACAGATAATTTGACAACCGCGTTCAGAACCCATGAAAGCATGAATTTCATCGATAATTACAAAGCGCAAATCACCAAATAAGCGTATTAGTTCACTATGTTTATTAATTAATAAGCTTTCTAATGATTCTGGTGTGATTTGCAAAATACCTTGGGGATTTTTTAAAAGCTTGCTTTTGCGACTTTGAGCAACATCACCATGCCAATGCCAAACAGGAATATCTGCCGATTTTAGTAAACCGTTGAGGCGTTCAAATTGATCGTTAATTAAAGCTTTAATCGGGCCAATATATAATACACCTATCGTACTGGCGGGTTTTTCATATAATTGGGTAATCACTGGTAAAAAAGCTGCTTCTGTTTTTCCCGCAGCGGTAGCAGCAGCAACTAACAAGTGAGTGTCAGTATCAAATATAACTTGACACGCAGCAAGTTGAGCTGGTCTTAATTCAGTCCAGTTGTGATGATATATATATTCTTGAATGAAGGGTGCAAGTCTGCTGAAAGCATCTCTCATTAATATCGCCGCTTAGTAGAAATGTTATTTTGTCGTCCAGGATAATGGAAAAGCCAGAATACCACAGGAAAATTGAGTTCGCTGTGGTGATTGTTAAACATCTTACTGAAACCGCACCTATTGTTTGATAA contains the following coding sequences:
- a CDS encoding DEAD/DEAH box helicase codes for the protein MRDAFSRLAPFIQEYIYHHNWTELRPAQLAACQVIFDTDTHLLVAAATAAGKTEAAFLPVITQLYEKPASTIGVLYIGPIKALINDQFERLNGLLKSADIPVWHWHGDVAQSRKSKLLKNPQGILQITPESLESLLINKHSELIRLFGDLRFVIIDEIHAFMGSERGCQIICQLQRLAKVTSTQPRRIGLSATLGDYAMAEAWLRSGTENPVTTPTIAAGKRQIKLAVEHFYLTNEVDDSETTAYEQYVFNLSKHRKCLIFANNRTQTESIIASLRQTATKQALPDIYHVHHGSISASLRQAAENAMREPNHPAVTAATLTLELGIDIGHLERVIQLESPLSVASFLQRLGRSGRRGESADMRFVCAESQPLSEAPFPEQIPWQLLQCIAIIQLYLEERWIEPINPIKYPFSLLYHQTMSILAATGKLSPAVLAKQVLNLPPFAAISSEDFKLLLRYLIDIDHLQKTEQGKLMIGLTGEKVVGKFQFYAVFPDSQEYVVKQATTAIGSIAMPPPVGNQFALAGRTWEVLEVDFRKKVVSVKQVEGKSTIYWRGGSGTIHTKVLQKMRQILLENVEYSYLQDNAQQRLQIARQLAKSAELYKKNIMQLEKGKCCIFPWMGTVAYRTLERLLNSFCRESLEINSIGGTNPYYLIVKLSKDKFPYFQQEIVSLCEQRIAPEDLVSSSEAPEIQKYDQFIPHPLLRKAFARDYLDLVEVKQQVALW
- a CDS encoding pentapeptide repeat-containing protein, which produces MNFRLSNRIWASLLSLLLWGVFGITATFGCVPTAFALEYNKEILVQADFSGRDLTDSSFTKANLRQSNFSHANLSGVSFFAANLESANLEEVNLTYATLDSARLIKANLTNAVLEGAFAANAKFDGAIIDGADFTDVLLRQDEQKKLCQVAKGTNPTTGRDTRDTLFCR
- a CDS encoding YraN family protein codes for the protein MANLPPSHYDDIGQLGEDLVAQWLESTDWVILHRRFSCRWGEIDIIAQHHDCKSVKDTINPISTQYSTLAFVEVKTRSSSNWDAGGRSAITLQKQAKLSRTAGIFLAQYPQMANYACRFDVAIVYCQRILKQRSQLTASRQALISASVAGYQFYLQEYIPAAFDSAIDS